A section of the Mergibacter septicus genome encodes:
- the glgP gene encoding glycogen/starch/alpha-glucan family phosphorylase: MSNTGVPFNQQQFEQKILQFCTTLGLQTPHQLNLAQWYQAIAQTVSTLAYTQSPQQDQTQRHVNYLSMEFLIGRLTGNNLLNLGWYEKVQTYLQQYHINLSDLLEQERDPALGNGGLGRLAACYLDSMATVAQPATGYGLHYQYGLFKQSFDQGAQSEEGDAWARDTYPWQTYQSGRNLCVGFGGNVTTDHTNRSQWIPAVTIQAKAYDLPVVGYANGIVQALRLWQADNEQQFDLNCFNAGDYLHAEKEVINATALTKVLYPNDNHPNGQKLRLMQQYFHCACSIADIIQRHLTAGYQLDELAQYQVIQLNDTHPTLAIPELMRVLLDHYHFSWEKAWHICQQTFAYTNHTLLPEALEQWDQTLLQQLLPRHFQIIDKINFIFHQTVKQTFGDNSAIWQKIAILFDHRVCMANLCVVACAKVNGVAQLHSDLIISDLFPEYHRLYPNKFCNVTNGITPRRWLRLANPNLAKLLDKIIQGDWTKHLDLLNQVEKYLDEPNFREEYQQIKQQNKLLLTNEIEQSLGLKVNPNAIFDVQIKRFHEYKRQHLNLLHIIHCYQQLKHNPNLDFTPRLFIFAGKAAPGYYLAKNIILAINKVAEVINNDPMVNQKMQIAFLPDYRVSLAEKIIPAADISEQISMAGKEASGTGNMKLALNGALTLGTLDGANIEIAQYVGEENIIIFGHTVDSIRVLLQQGYDPHYYYQQNPAIKNAIDFLRTKAVCGNNPELFTPLIDSLVKQDPFLVLADFESYALAQQEVAKRYLDRENWLKSTILNTARLGIFSSDRSIRDYQQRIWL; the protein is encoded by the coding sequence ATGTCAAACACTGGTGTACCATTTAATCAACAACAATTTGAACAAAAAATTCTACAATTTTGCACAACGTTAGGTTTACAAACGCCTCATCAATTAAATTTAGCACAATGGTATCAAGCTATTGCACAAACAGTTTCAACATTAGCTTACACACAAAGCCCTCAACAAGATCAAACACAACGCCATGTTAATTACCTTTCAATGGAATTTCTAATTGGTCGATTAACTGGTAATAATCTACTTAATTTAGGCTGGTATGAAAAAGTACAAACCTACCTACAACAATATCACATCAATCTAAGTGACTTATTAGAACAAGAACGTGATCCTGCATTGGGAAATGGTGGATTAGGACGTTTAGCTGCTTGCTATCTAGATTCAATGGCAACTGTTGCACAACCCGCAACTGGTTATGGATTACATTATCAATATGGATTATTCAAACAATCTTTTGATCAAGGTGCACAAAGTGAAGAAGGTGATGCTTGGGCAAGAGATACCTATCCTTGGCAGACTTATCAAAGTGGACGTAATCTCTGTGTTGGCTTTGGAGGTAATGTTACAACAGACCATACTAACCGATCACAATGGATTCCTGCAGTAACAATTCAAGCAAAAGCTTATGATCTTCCAGTGGTAGGTTATGCCAATGGTATCGTACAAGCATTACGGCTTTGGCAAGCAGACAATGAACAGCAATTCGACTTAAATTGCTTTAATGCCGGGGATTATTTACACGCCGAAAAAGAAGTGATTAACGCAACAGCATTAACAAAAGTGTTATATCCAAACGATAATCACCCTAATGGGCAGAAACTACGTTTAATGCAACAATACTTTCATTGTGCTTGTTCTATCGCCGATATCATTCAACGCCATCTCACAGCGGGGTATCAATTAGATGAATTAGCACAATATCAGGTAATCCAGCTTAATGATACTCACCCAACCTTGGCTATCCCTGAATTAATGCGAGTATTATTAGATCATTATCACTTCAGTTGGGAAAAAGCTTGGCATATCTGCCAACAAACTTTTGCCTATACTAATCATACTTTATTACCAGAAGCTCTGGAGCAGTGGGATCAAACTCTATTACAACAACTCTTACCTAGACACTTCCAAATTATTGATAAAATTAATTTTATCTTTCATCAAACCGTCAAACAAACATTTGGTGATAACTCAGCAATCTGGCAAAAAATTGCCATTTTATTTGATCACCGTGTATGTATGGCAAATCTTTGTGTTGTCGCCTGTGCGAAAGTTAATGGTGTTGCCCAACTTCATTCTGATTTGATCATAAGTGATCTCTTTCCTGAATATCACCGCTTATATCCTAATAAATTCTGTAATGTTACCAATGGTATTACGCCTCGCCGTTGGTTACGCTTAGCCAATCCGAATCTGGCAAAATTATTAGATAAAATAATCCAAGGCGATTGGACAAAACATTTAGATTTGCTTAATCAAGTAGAGAAATATCTTGATGAACCAAACTTTCGAGAAGAATATCAACAAATCAAACAACAAAATAAACTGCTTCTCACTAATGAAATTGAACAAAGTTTAGGTTTAAAAGTAAACCCTAATGCAATTTTTGATGTACAAATTAAACGTTTTCACGAATATAAACGACAACATCTGAATTTACTGCATATTATTCACTGTTATCAACAACTTAAACATAATCCAAATTTAGATTTTACTCCTCGCTTATTTATTTTTGCAGGAAAAGCTGCCCCCGGTTATTACTTAGCTAAAAATATTATCTTAGCAATTAATAAAGTTGCGGAAGTTATCAATAACGATCCAATGGTAAATCAAAAAATGCAAATTGCATTTTTACCCGATTATCGGGTTAGTCTGGCTGAAAAAATTATTCCTGCTGCCGATATTTCAGAACAAATTTCGATGGCAGGAAAAGAAGCTTCAGGTACAGGCAATATGAAACTCGCTTTAAATGGTGCTTTAACGTTAGGAACACTTGATGGTGCTAATATTGAAATCGCCCAATATGTTGGCGAAGAAAATATTATAATTTTCGGGCATACCGTTGATAGTATCCGAGTATTATTACAACAAGGATATGATCCCCATTATTATTACCAACAAAATCCAGCCATAAAAAATGCGATTGACTTTCTCCGTACTAAAGCAGTTTGCGGCAATAATCCCGAATTATTTACACCACTGATAGATAGCTTAGTAAAACAAGATCCTTTCTTAGTATTGGCTGATTTTGAAAGCTATGCTCTTGCCCAACAAGAAGTGGCTAAACGGTATTTAGATCGTGAAAACTGGCTCAAATCAACAATTTTAAATACGGCACGTTTAGGAATCTTTAGTTCAGATCGTTCAATCCGAGATTATCAACAACGTATCTGGCTTTAA
- the malQ gene encoding 4-alpha-glucanotransferase: MKNHRLKQDYQKAGINSYFYNEKGLRCYASETVKRKLLASFQQNTPEYWPDSLLPTVKIFTQNRPAYLRLTNKTGQKYHGQWQLTLEQGQIFNGKVKRNCIQLPKKLPIGYHQLSLKCQNQHYQTQIIIAPPRCYQPQEIERKQHLWGSCLQLYTLKSEQNWGIGDFNDLQHFIQHFQNVGGDFIGLNPIHSLFPANPEAASPYSPSSRKWLNIIYISVATLPEFQQSQNAQTWFHSADIQEKLHHLRKQKWIDYSQVMSLKLTGLKLAFTQFCSQPDPLRQQQYQQFILQGGESLLAQATFDALHAELSENFAEQWGWNDWEAKYHTYHADAVKQFQQQNSESIEFYRWLQWCAYQQLTDCYQLCQQLKMPIGLYRDLAVGVAPNGAETWLDPELFCLTASIGAPPDLLAPQGQNWGLAPINPHILIQRAYQPFIEMLRANMQNCGALRIDHIMSLLRLWWLNANDSAKNGAYISYPVDDLIAIIALESHRHQCLIIGEDLGTVPKAIISKLKNAGIFSYKVFYFEFDHQGESKALKDYPYQAMTTLSTHDLPTIDGYWKGYDFELGERYGIYPNPTILAQLKQDRINAKEKILAKLTQNAIPLPSEVNIQLNTDCPLIFKHQLQLYVSAVTSALFGLQPEDWLGIREPVNIPGTSNEYPNWRRRLTANLDEIFLNPEIHNFLTQINHIRKNLT; the protein is encoded by the coding sequence ATGAAGAATCATCGCTTGAAACAGGATTACCAAAAAGCTGGCATCAATAGCTACTTCTATAATGAAAAAGGACTACGTTGTTATGCGAGTGAAACAGTAAAACGGAAACTTTTAGCCAGTTTTCAACAAAACACCCCTGAATATTGGCCAGATTCTCTTTTACCAACGGTTAAAATCTTCACTCAAAATAGACCTGCTTATTTACGTCTAACCAATAAAACAGGACAAAAATATCACGGACAATGGCAACTTACTTTAGAACAAGGACAAATTTTCAACGGAAAAGTGAAAAGAAATTGTATCCAGCTTCCAAAAAAGCTGCCGATTGGTTACCACCAACTTTCCTTGAAATGCCAGAATCAACATTATCAAACTCAGATTATTATTGCGCCCCCTCGTTGCTATCAACCACAAGAAATTGAGCGAAAACAACACCTCTGGGGAAGTTGTTTACAACTTTATACATTAAAATCTGAACAAAATTGGGGCATTGGTGATTTCAATGATTTACAACATTTTATCCAACATTTTCAAAATGTTGGAGGAGATTTTATTGGCTTAAACCCGATTCATTCACTCTTTCCTGCCAATCCTGAAGCTGCTAGCCCTTATAGCCCATCATCAAGAAAATGGCTAAATATTATTTATATTAGTGTTGCAACATTACCTGAATTTCAACAAAGCCAAAATGCCCAAACTTGGTTTCATTCAGCCGATATACAAGAAAAATTACATCACTTAAGAAAGCAAAAATGGATCGATTATAGCCAAGTAATGTCTTTAAAATTAACTGGTTTAAAATTGGCTTTTACACAATTTTGTTCTCAACCCGATCCATTACGCCAGCAACAATATCAACAATTTATTCTTCAAGGTGGGGAAAGTTTACTCGCACAAGCTACTTTTGATGCCTTGCATGCAGAACTAAGTGAAAATTTTGCCGAACAATGGGGTTGGAATGATTGGGAAGCAAAATACCATACCTATCACGCTGATGCAGTAAAACAGTTCCAGCAACAAAATTCCGAAAGTATTGAATTTTATCGTTGGTTACAATGGTGTGCTTATCAGCAACTTACCGATTGCTATCAACTATGCCAACAACTCAAAATGCCGATTGGCTTATATCGAGATCTTGCCGTTGGTGTTGCACCTAATGGTGCTGAAACTTGGCTAGATCCAGAGCTTTTTTGCTTAACCGCCTCAATTGGAGCACCACCAGATCTTCTTGCACCACAAGGACAAAATTGGGGATTAGCGCCAATCAATCCACATATTTTAATACAACGGGCTTATCAACCCTTTATTGAAATGTTAAGAGCTAATATGCAAAACTGTGGGGCTTTACGCATCGATCATATTATGAGCTTATTGCGTTTATGGTGGTTAAATGCCAATGACAGTGCTAAAAATGGTGCTTATATCAGCTACCCTGTTGATGATCTAATCGCCATCATTGCTTTAGAAAGCCACCGCCATCAATGCCTTATTATTGGTGAAGATCTAGGAACAGTACCAAAAGCAATTATCAGCAAACTCAAAAATGCAGGGATTTTTTCATATAAAGTGTTTTACTTTGAATTCGATCATCAAGGAGAAAGTAAAGCATTGAAAGATTATCCATATCAAGCGATGACAACCCTCAGTACTCACGACTTACCCACTATTGATGGTTATTGGAAAGGTTATGATTTTGAATTGGGGGAACGCTATGGTATTTATCCTAATCCAACAATCTTAGCCCAATTAAAACAAGATCGAATTAATGCGAAAGAAAAAATATTGGCAAAATTAACGCAGAACGCTATTCCACTTCCAAGCGAAGTCAATATACAACTGAATACCGATTGCCCCCTTATTTTTAAACATCAATTACAACTATATGTAAGTGCTGTAACAAGCGCATTATTCGGCTTACAACCTGAAGATTGGCTAGGAATCCGTGAACCAGTGAATATTCCCGGTACAAGCAATGAATACCCAAATTGGAGAAGGCGTTTAACTGCTAATCTTGATGAAATATTTCTCAATCCAGAAATTCATAATTTCTTAACGCAAATAAATCACATCAGAAAAAATCTAACTTAA